A section of the Nitrospiria bacterium genome encodes:
- the thpD gene encoding ectoine hydroxylase, translating into MNSNIITPQKDPYPSRMVETPQVLNRIDPVVYPTHGFEGPLTSEQCTFFDQNGYLFIPQLFSEKEVETFFNELQRLSQMPDVKNAKETILEPNSEEVRSIFYIHKTNTLLKNLSRDDRILKAVKQLLGSQVYIHQSRINYKPGFTGKDFYWHSDFETWHVEDGMPRMRALSCNITLTENNPFNGPLMLIPGSHQYYISCVGETPENHYQSSLRKQDYGVPDPQSLKAVVDAGGIVAPTGPSGSVILFDCNMMHGSNSNISPWPRSNVFFVYNSIENCLHDPFYGLTPRPEFTASREFSPLENFGNPSSENSG; encoded by the coding sequence ATGAACTCAAACATCATAACCCCTCAAAAAGATCCTTATCCTTCCCGCATGGTTGAAACACCACAAGTTTTAAATCGGATAGACCCGGTGGTATACCCGACCCATGGGTTTGAAGGACCTTTAACATCAGAACAATGCACTTTTTTCGATCAGAATGGGTATTTGTTTATACCCCAGCTTTTTTCAGAAAAAGAGGTCGAAACTTTTTTCAATGAATTACAGCGGCTTTCCCAGATGCCAGATGTCAAAAATGCAAAAGAAACCATCCTGGAACCCAACAGTGAAGAGGTGAGGTCCATTTTTTATATTCATAAAACCAATACCCTCTTAAAAAATTTATCCCGGGATGATCGAATTTTGAAGGCGGTAAAGCAATTGCTAGGAAGCCAGGTTTACATTCATCAATCCAGAATCAATTATAAACCCGGTTTCACGGGAAAAGATTTTTATTGGCACTCCGATTTTGAAACCTGGCACGTGGAAGATGGTATGCCCAGGATGCGTGCCTTAAGTTGCAATATTACGTTAACCGAAAACAACCCCTTCAACGGTCCCCTGATGCTCATCCCGGGGTCCCATCAATATTACATCTCCTGCGTGGGAGAAACACCGGAGAACCATTATCAATCCTCTTTGAGAAAACAGGATTACGGCGTTCCCGACCCACAGAGCCTGAAAGCGGTGGTGGATGCGGGAGGCATCGTTGCCCCCACTGGACCGTCAGGTTCTGTTATTCTGTTTGACTGCAACATGATGCATGGCTCCAACTCCAACATCTCCCCTTGGCCCCGAAGTAATGTCTTCTTTGTCTATAACAGCATCGAGAATTGTCTTCATGACCCCTTTTATGGATTAACCCCCCGCCCCGAGTTCACTGCCAGCCGAGAATTTTCACCCCTTGAAAATTTCGGGAACCCATCTTCGGAAAATTCAGGATGA